From a region of the Geothrix sp. 21YS21S-2 genome:
- a CDS encoding NADPH-dependent FMN reductase has protein sequence MNLLAVSGSLRDQSSNTRLLRALALLAPPGVSLAFGPPLDGLPYFNPDVEEAGLPPAVQAWRDRVGACDAVVICSPEYAHGVSGMMKNALDWLVGGIELTGKPVAAVNARPEATLAHAALAETLRIMGANVIQAAVPLTGRNLDAEGIAADPQLAAALRRILSSLAEALR, from the coding sequence ATGAACCTGCTGGCCGTTTCCGGAAGTCTCCGGGACCAATCGAGCAACACGCGCCTGCTGCGGGCCCTGGCCCTCCTGGCGCCGCCGGGCGTATCGCTGGCCTTCGGCCCGCCCCTGGACGGGCTCCCCTACTTCAACCCGGACGTGGAGGAGGCCGGCCTCCCCCCCGCCGTCCAGGCCTGGCGCGACCGTGTCGGCGCATGCGACGCGGTCGTCATCTGCAGCCCCGAATATGCCCACGGCGTCTCGGGGATGATGAAGAACGCCCTGGACTGGCTCGTGGGCGGGATCGAACTGACCGGCAAGCCCGTGGCCGCGGTGAACGCCCGCCCCGAGGCCACCCTGGCCCACGCCGCCCTGGCGGAGACCCTGCGGATCATGGGCGCCAACGTGATCCAGGCCGCGGTTCCCCTGACGGGCCGGAACCTGGACGCCGAGGGCATCGCCGCGGACCCCCAGCTTGCGGCGGCGCTGCGCCGAATCCTGTCCTCCCTGGCGGAGGCGCTGCGGTAG
- a CDS encoding energy transducer TonB yields the protein MTNLPSETPDRSKAGNPSPTPDSRQPHAWSLTTAVFCGFLGGIGVGILGMLPVRQAIPHDDRPDAVAPTGTPAAMEPVPTFRAVPPGPRAGAGPMRIEGVATPPPEPAAKAVPKATPLQALLLPKPDYPALARKAGLQGPVDVTLTVGPEGVPTVLTTSGANRILEKAALEAATECRFAPATRAGRPVPATFLVHYEFRLHPEPESRTL from the coding sequence ATGACGAACCTTCCCAGCGAGACCCCCGACCGATCCAAGGCAGGCAACCCTTCCCCGACGCCGGATTCCAGGCAGCCCCATGCCTGGAGCCTCACGACCGCCGTGTTCTGCGGCTTCCTCGGAGGCATCGGCGTGGGCATCCTGGGGATGCTGCCGGTGAGGCAGGCCATCCCCCATGACGATCGCCCGGACGCCGTGGCTCCCACCGGGACGCCTGCGGCCATGGAACCCGTTCCCACCTTCAGGGCGGTGCCCCCCGGGCCGCGGGCCGGCGCCGGCCCCATGCGGATCGAAGGGGTCGCCACCCCGCCGCCCGAACCCGCGGCCAAGGCGGTCCCGAAGGCCACGCCCCTCCAGGCCCTGCTGCTGCCCAAGCCCGACTACCCGGCCCTCGCCAGGAAGGCCGGACTGCAGGGCCCCGTGGACGTGACGCTGACGGTGGGCCCGGAAGGCGTCCCCACCGTGCTTACCACGTCCGGGGCCAACCGGATCCTGGAGAAGGCCGCCCTCGAGGCCGCCACGGAATGCCGCTTCGCCCCCGCCACCCGCGCGGGCAGGCCCGTGCCTGCCACGTTCCTCGTCCATTACGAATTCAGGCTCCATCCGGAACCGGAATCCCGGACCCTATGA
- a CDS encoding 6-phosphofructokinase, which translates to MRIGVLTGGGDVPGLNPCIKMLVARAIEEGFEVVGIRRGWAGLLEYNLDDPETHSRCILPLDKFNTRTVDRTGGTFLHTSRTNPGKVSLGRVPDFLRPTLTPDQEGPFDFTPHVLKVIEKLGIDILIPIGGDDTLSYGERMHQEGVPCVAIPKTMDNDIYGTDYCIGFSTAVTRSVEFIHQLRTSAGSHERIAIVELFGRNSGETSLLASYLAGVDRALISEVPFDPVRVAEKIMSDKRSNPSNYAMITVSEGAHMIGGIPVEFGEADAYGHKKLGGIGNILGDALKKLTGEDVLNQQVSYLMRSGAPDSLDLMVAVNFANVAINIIRSGERNRLVALRNGTYTSVPMSTLTQGLKRVDVAELYDKDNYRPKVRHVEGKPMFLY; encoded by the coding sequence ATGCGAATCGGCGTCCTTACCGGCGGAGGCGACGTTCCTGGCCTCAACCCCTGCATCAAGATGCTGGTGGCCCGGGCCATCGAGGAGGGCTTCGAGGTGGTGGGCATCCGCCGGGGCTGGGCGGGCCTGCTGGAGTACAACCTCGACGACCCCGAGACCCATTCCAGGTGCATCCTGCCGCTGGACAAGTTCAACACGCGCACCGTGGACCGCACCGGCGGCACCTTCCTCCACACCAGCCGCACCAACCCCGGCAAGGTGAGCCTGGGCCGCGTCCCGGACTTCCTCAGGCCCACGCTGACCCCCGACCAGGAGGGCCCCTTCGACTTCACCCCCCACGTGCTCAAGGTCATCGAGAAGCTGGGAATCGACATCCTCATCCCCATCGGCGGGGACGACACGCTGAGCTACGGCGAGCGCATGCACCAGGAGGGCGTGCCCTGCGTGGCCATCCCCAAGACCATGGACAACGACATCTACGGGACCGACTACTGCATCGGCTTCTCCACCGCCGTCACGCGGAGCGTGGAGTTCATCCACCAGCTGCGCACCTCCGCGGGGTCCCACGAGCGCATCGCCATCGTCGAGCTCTTCGGGCGGAATTCGGGCGAGACCTCGCTCCTGGCCTCCTACCTGGCCGGCGTGGACCGCGCCCTCATCAGCGAAGTGCCCTTCGACCCCGTCCGGGTGGCCGAGAAGATCATGTCCGACAAGCGGAGCAACCCAAGCAACTACGCCATGATCACCGTGAGCGAGGGGGCCCACATGATCGGCGGCATCCCGGTGGAGTTCGGCGAGGCCGACGCCTACGGGCACAAGAAGCTCGGCGGCATCGGCAACATCCTGGGCGACGCCCTCAAGAAGCTCACCGGCGAGGACGTGCTGAACCAGCAGGTCTCCTACCTCATGCGCAGCGGCGCCCCGGACAGCCTCGACCTCATGGTGGCCGTGAACTTCGCCAACGTCGCCATCAACATCATCAGGAGCGGGGAGCGCAACCGCCTGGTGGCCCTGCGCAACGGCACCTACACCAGCGTGCCCATGTCCACCCTGACCCAGGGCCTCAAGCGCGTGGACGTGGCGGAACTGTACGACAAGGACAACTACCGTCCCAAGGTGCGCCACGTGGAAGGCAAGCCGATGTTCCTTTATTGA
- a CDS encoding AbrB/MazE/SpoVT family DNA-binding domain-containing protein gives MSLARSRITAQGQVSVPAAVMKKFGIGPGDYIDWELKDGNLQVRRVGKYTLGDVATALDLQEGVLHKTGPELLEGVKERMRRRHAVR, from the coding sequence ATGAGTCTCGCACGATCCAGGATCACGGCCCAGGGCCAGGTGTCCGTCCCTGCGGCCGTCATGAAGAAGTTCGGCATCGGTCCGGGCGACTACATCGACTGGGAGCTCAAGGACGGGAACCTCCAGGTGCGCCGGGTGGGCAAGTACACGCTGGGCGACGTGGCCACGGCCCTGGACCTCCAGGAGGGCGTGCTGCACAAGACCGGGCCCGAGCTCCTCGAGGGCGTCAAGGAACGCATGAGGAGGCGCCATGCGGTCCGCTGA
- a CDS encoding PIN domain-containing protein: MRSADASLLVGSLAGSGAAQAFIREEGPVWVSHLVLAETVRALEGVHGRPRPRMVEALEMILDNKDLVMEDPAVPRAALEGYRGGLDFEDAMALETARKAGHLPLGTLREELRGIPGTVFPGA; the protein is encoded by the coding sequence ATGCGGTCCGCTGACGCTTCGCTGCTGGTGGGCAGCCTCGCCGGGAGCGGGGCCGCCCAGGCCTTCATCCGGGAGGAGGGGCCGGTGTGGGTCTCCCACCTGGTGCTGGCCGAGACGGTGCGCGCCCTGGAGGGCGTCCACGGCCGTCCCCGGCCCCGGATGGTCGAGGCCCTGGAGATGATCCTGGACAACAAGGACCTGGTGATGGAGGATCCCGCCGTGCCGCGCGCGGCCCTGGAAGGCTACCGGGGCGGCCTGGACTTCGAGGACGCCATGGCCCTGGAGACCGCGCGCAAGGCCGGGCATCTGCCCCTGGGCACGCTGCGGGAGGAACTGCGCGGTATTCCGGGGACGGTATTCCCTGGTGCATAA
- a CDS encoding peptidylprolyl isomerase — protein MRIRTLAFALAAVAALAANPKVKFTTTLGSFTLELDPEAAPKTVDNFLGYVKSGHYKGTTFHRVIAKFMIQGGGMTAEGAEKPTKAPIQNEAKLAQEKGWRNVRGTVAMARTGAPHSATSQFFVNTVDNAFLDYPGQDGWGYCVFGKVVEGMETVDRIREVKTLPGDRPQTPVVITGAVLEGAPAPVKKKASKKK, from the coding sequence ATGCGCATCCGCACCCTAGCCTTCGCCCTCGCCGCCGTCGCGGCCCTGGCCGCAAACCCCAAGGTCAAGTTCACCACGACCCTCGGCAGCTTCACCCTGGAGCTGGATCCCGAGGCCGCCCCGAAGACCGTGGACAACTTCCTGGGCTACGTGAAGAGCGGCCACTACAAGGGCACCACCTTCCATCGCGTCATCGCCAAGTTCATGATCCAGGGCGGCGGCATGACCGCCGAAGGCGCCGAGAAGCCCACCAAGGCCCCCATCCAGAACGAGGCCAAGCTGGCCCAGGAGAAGGGCTGGCGCAACGTGCGCGGCACCGTGGCCATGGCCCGCACCGGCGCCCCCCACAGCGCCACCTCGCAGTTCTTCGTGAACACGGTGGACAACGCCTTCCTGGACTACCCCGGCCAGGACGGCTGGGGCTACTGCGTGTTCGGCAAGGTGGTGGAGGGGATGGAGACCGTGGACAGGATCCGGGAGGTGAAGACCCTCCCCGGCGACCGTCCCCAGACCCCCGTGGTCATCACGGGCGCGGTGCTGGAAGGCGCCCCGGCCCCCGTGAAGAAGAAGGCTTCGAAAAAGAAGTAG
- a CDS encoding sulfite exporter TauE/SafE family protein, producing MDGFLGLAGAGLAAGAMNALAGGGSFVSLPALIAAGVPSVQANVTSTVALFPGGLTSAWAYREGLGPVGPVSLRPLMVVTLLGGMAGAGLLLVTPAVTFDRVLPWLLLVAFLALAFGRSLGERLRRRWRIRPALVLPVQFALGIYGGYFGGAVGIMMMAVWGLLDGRDFKSLNAPRTLLVSTANLMAVAIFAFAHAVRWPEALVVLAGAAAGGYGGAQLGRRTPARIIRAVTLLVTAGITAAFFFRAYR from the coding sequence ATGGACGGATTCCTCGGGCTGGCAGGTGCGGGACTGGCGGCCGGGGCGATGAACGCCCTGGCGGGGGGCGGCTCCTTCGTGAGCCTGCCCGCCCTGATCGCGGCGGGCGTGCCTTCCGTCCAGGCGAACGTCACCAGCACCGTGGCCCTGTTCCCGGGGGGGCTGACGAGCGCCTGGGCCTACCGGGAGGGACTGGGCCCGGTGGGACCGGTTTCCCTGCGCCCCCTGATGGTGGTGACGCTCCTGGGGGGCATGGCCGGCGCGGGCCTGCTCCTCGTGACGCCTGCCGTGACCTTCGACCGGGTCCTGCCGTGGCTTCTCCTGGTGGCCTTCCTGGCCCTGGCCTTCGGGCGCTCCCTGGGTGAGCGGCTGCGCCGGCGTTGGCGGATCCGGCCCGCCCTGGTGCTGCCCGTCCAGTTCGCGCTGGGGATCTACGGCGGGTATTTCGGTGGGGCCGTGGGGATCATGATGATGGCCGTCTGGGGCCTTCTGGACGGCCGGGACTTCAAGAGCCTGAACGCCCCCCGCACCCTGCTGGTGAGCACGGCCAACCTCATGGCCGTGGCGATCTTCGCCTTCGCCCATGCGGTGCGCTGGCCCGAGGCCCTGGTGGTGCTCGCCGGCGCGGCCGCGGGAGGCTACGGGGGCGCGCAGCTGGGCCGCCGGACGCCGGCGCGCATCATCCGGGCCGTCACGCTCCTGGTGACGGCGGGCATCACGGCGGCGTTCTTTTTCCGGGCGTACCGCTGA
- a CDS encoding C40 family peptidase: MSRVYAILLAGLLLAGCAAPRPVPPRPAPPRPAPVKPARLARVGFTIQAGAFAQVENASRLAESLQAKGLDAVYYAAEKGLYRVRFGDFPTREAARLRAEALKAAGVIQAFYLVAPEEPSLPRPAPRGEPGLRTNLVDTAETYLGVPYLWGGTTGRGFDCSGLAMAVYRLNGLQLPRNSRDQFEAGAKVDKPSRGDLVFFATGGGSEVSHVGIYVGDGVFIHAPGRGRRIARERLGDPYFRDRYLGARTYLD, translated from the coding sequence ATGAGTCGCGTCTACGCCATTCTGCTGGCCGGCCTGCTCCTGGCCGGCTGTGCCGCGCCGCGCCCCGTGCCGCCGCGCCCCGCGCCGCCACGACCCGCGCCCGTCAAGCCGGCCCGCCTTGCCCGGGTCGGCTTCACCATCCAGGCCGGAGCCTTCGCGCAGGTGGAGAACGCCTCGCGGCTGGCGGAATCCCTCCAGGCCAAGGGACTGGACGCGGTGTACTACGCGGCGGAGAAGGGACTCTACCGGGTGCGCTTCGGCGACTTCCCCACCCGGGAGGCCGCGCGGCTGCGGGCCGAGGCCCTCAAGGCCGCCGGCGTGATCCAGGCCTTCTACCTCGTGGCGCCGGAGGAGCCCTCCCTGCCGCGGCCCGCGCCCCGGGGAGAGCCGGGCCTGCGCACGAACCTCGTGGACACGGCGGAAACCTACCTGGGCGTGCCCTACCTTTGGGGCGGCACCACGGGCAGAGGCTTCGACTGCAGCGGTCTGGCCATGGCCGTGTACCGCCTCAACGGCCTTCAGCTGCCCCGGAACTCCAGGGACCAGTTCGAGGCCGGGGCCAAGGTGGACAAGCCGTCCCGCGGCGACCTGGTGTTCTTCGCCACGGGCGGCGGGAGCGAGGTGTCCCACGTGGGGATCTACGTGGGCGACGGCGTCTTCATCCACGCCCCTGGCCGCGGGCGGCGCATCGCCCGGGAGCGGCTGGGGGATCCGTACTTCAGGGACAGGTACCTTGGAGCCCGGACTTACCTGGACTGA
- a CDS encoding ABC transporter permease: protein MLLIRQFLMEWKLYGRDRVALFWTFAFPILMLVGFGTIFRSGSGPSLTLVVAGPASPDLMQALARTPVKPLQLTAAEAQARWKKGDTAAQLEEGRLRVNTYLAAQGQMTAQIVQQANLSVQIGQAGLAPRFLPVAMESPGSGHASNYAAFLLPGLLGMNLLSMGLFSVGMVNVSYREKGKFRRLAVTPLPKWVFLAGQILHRLTVTFLQAGAMLLVGHFGFGITNQGSYLLLALIMALGAACFMAMGFALSGFAKTSEGYAAISNVFFFPMMFLSGVYFTLDSAPRWMQQSVVALPLSPYLKALRAVFNDGAGLDGHGAGLAIVAAWTAGCFLVAVKKFNWA, encoded by the coding sequence ATGCTGCTCATCCGACAATTCCTCATGGAATGGAAGCTCTACGGCCGCGACCGCGTGGCCCTGTTCTGGACCTTCGCCTTCCCGATCCTCATGCTGGTGGGCTTCGGCACCATCTTCCGCTCCGGTTCGGGGCCCAGCCTGACCCTCGTGGTGGCCGGTCCCGCCTCCCCGGACCTGATGCAGGCCCTGGCGAGGACGCCCGTCAAGCCCCTGCAGCTCACCGCGGCCGAGGCCCAGGCCCGCTGGAAGAAGGGCGACACCGCCGCCCAGCTGGAGGAGGGCCGGCTGCGGGTGAACACCTACCTCGCCGCCCAGGGCCAGATGACGGCCCAGATCGTCCAGCAGGCCAACCTCTCCGTGCAGATCGGCCAGGCCGGCCTCGCCCCCCGGTTCCTCCCGGTCGCCATGGAGAGCCCCGGCAGCGGCCACGCCTCCAACTACGCGGCCTTCCTGCTGCCCGGGCTCCTGGGCATGAACCTTCTGAGCATGGGCCTGTTCAGCGTGGGCATGGTGAACGTGTCGTACCGGGAGAAGGGCAAGTTCCGCAGGCTCGCCGTGACGCCCCTTCCCAAGTGGGTCTTCCTGGCCGGCCAGATCCTGCACCGCCTGACGGTCACGTTCCTGCAGGCCGGGGCCATGCTCCTGGTGGGCCATTTCGGTTTCGGCATCACGAACCAGGGCAGCTACCTCCTGCTGGCCCTGATCATGGCCCTGGGCGCCGCGTGCTTCATGGCCATGGGCTTCGCCCTCTCCGGCTTCGCGAAGACCTCGGAGGGCTACGCCGCCATCTCCAACGTCTTCTTCTTCCCCATGATGTTCCTGTCCGGCGTCTACTTCACTCTCGACAGCGCGCCGCGCTGGATGCAGCAGTCCGTCGTCGCCCTGCCCCTCTCACCCTACCTCAAGGCCCTGCGCGCCGTTTTCAACGACGGCGCCGGCCTCGACGGCCACGGCGCGGGCCTGGCCATCGTGGCGGCCTGGACCGCGGGGTGCTTCCTCGTCGCCGTGAAGAAGTTCAACTGGGCCTGA
- a CDS encoding ABC transporter ATP-binding protein: MSDMALRVRGIRKQYPKVLAVDGLDLEVARGEVFGLLGPNGAGKTTTLEMIEGLTPADSGDIEILGLDWRGDGRAIRSRIGVQLQSTSLFNKITPREALDLYGSYYPRSRSAADLLELVQLTDKADAYHVTLSGGQMQRLALALALVNDPELVFLDEPTTGLDPQARRSLWDVVRRIKAEGRTVILTTHYMDEAEALCDRLAIMDHGRVLTAGTPMGLIQQLEIPSVVELTFQGGAPDPSAFAAALGQPVTGRADLWEIPTQDPKALLPSLLEAAEGVPYQQIHVRRATLEDVFLHLTGRSLRD, from the coding sequence ATGAGCGACATGGCGCTGCGCGTGCGCGGCATCCGGAAGCAGTATCCCAAGGTCCTGGCCGTGGACGGCCTCGACCTGGAGGTGGCCCGGGGCGAGGTCTTCGGCCTCCTGGGGCCCAACGGCGCCGGCAAGACCACCACCCTTGAGATGATCGAGGGCCTCACCCCGGCCGACTCCGGCGACATCGAGATCCTCGGCCTGGACTGGAGGGGCGACGGCCGCGCCATCCGCAGCCGCATCGGCGTGCAGCTCCAGAGCACCAGCCTCTTCAACAAGATCACCCCCAGGGAGGCCCTCGACCTCTACGGCAGCTACTACCCCCGCAGCCGGAGCGCCGCCGATCTCCTGGAGCTGGTGCAGCTCACCGACAAGGCCGACGCCTACCACGTGACCCTCTCGGGCGGCCAGATGCAGCGCCTGGCCCTGGCGCTGGCCCTGGTGAACGACCCGGAGCTGGTCTTCCTGGACGAGCCCACCACCGGCCTCGACCCCCAGGCCCGGCGCTCCCTGTGGGACGTGGTGCGGCGCATCAAGGCCGAGGGCCGCACCGTCATCCTCACCACCCACTACATGGACGAGGCCGAGGCGCTCTGCGACCGGCTGGCCATCATGGACCACGGCCGCGTGCTCACCGCGGGCACCCCCATGGGCCTCATCCAGCAGCTTGAGATCCCCAGCGTGGTCGAGCTCACCTTCCAGGGCGGGGCCCCCGACCCTTCCGCCTTCGCCGCGGCGCTGGGCCAGCCCGTCACCGGCCGCGCCGACCTCTGGGAGATCCCCACCCAGGATCCCAAGGCCCTGCTGCCGTCCCTGCTCGAGGCCGCCGAGGGCGTCCCCTACCAGCAGATCCACGTGCGCAGGGCGACCCTCGAAGACGTCTTCCTGCATCTCACCGGCCGCAGCCTGAGGGACTGA
- a CDS encoding 4-(cytidine 5'-diphospho)-2-C-methyl-D-erythritol kinase, whose translation MEGLTDTLEGEPAGAFSLELEGPTAAGLRADEGNLVVRAWRLLEREARRELPARLRLFKRIPAGAGLGGGSSDAAAALRLGDALFGLRLPGALLLRLGAELGSDVPLFLLGGTVLGLGRGERVFPVRPVPLEPILIAHPGLHVATPSVYKSLPQVGYPFPQACPSLGGGEAPPWRNDLTGAAIYACPALSDVRSALLDTGGEPLLCGSGSCWAARYPCIPERDAALRKLADQPGWTVWAV comes from the coding sequence GTGGAGGGCCTCACCGACACGCTGGAGGGGGAACCCGCCGGCGCCTTCTCCCTGGAGCTCGAGGGGCCCACGGCCGCGGGCCTCAGGGCCGACGAAGGCAACCTCGTGGTGCGGGCATGGAGGCTGCTTGAGCGGGAGGCGCGCCGGGAGCTCCCCGCGCGGCTCAGGCTCTTCAAGCGCATCCCCGCCGGAGCGGGCCTGGGGGGCGGCTCCAGCGACGCCGCCGCCGCGCTGCGCCTGGGCGACGCCCTTTTCGGCCTGCGCCTTCCCGGCGCCCTCCTGCTGCGCCTGGGCGCGGAACTGGGCAGCGACGTGCCCCTCTTCCTCCTGGGCGGCACCGTGCTGGGCCTGGGGCGCGGGGAGCGGGTCTTTCCCGTGCGGCCCGTGCCCCTGGAGCCCATCCTCATCGCGCACCCCGGCCTCCACGTGGCCACGCCCAGCGTCTACAAGTCCCTGCCCCAGGTGGGCTACCCCTTCCCGCAGGCCTGTCCGAGCCTGGGCGGGGGCGAGGCGCCGCCCTGGCGCAACGACCTCACGGGCGCGGCCATCTATGCCTGCCCCGCACTCAGCGACGTGCGCTCGGCCCTGCTGGACACCGGCGGCGAGCCGCTCCTGTGCGGCTCCGGAAGCTGCTGGGCGGCGCGGTATCCATGCATCCCGGAACGGGACGCCGCCTTGCGCAAACTGGCGGACCAGCCCGGCTGGACCGTGTGGGCCGTGTGA
- the map gene encoding type I methionyl aminopeptidase, whose amino-acid sequence MPIREQIRYKSKKEMEKLREAGRLAANALRVAARAAKPGVSLLELDKLAETYIRKNGGVPNFKGYHGFPATLCTSVNDRVVHGIPTSYVLRDGDIIAIDCGAKLDGFHGDTCLSVGVGGISEQARLLLQSNQLAMFKGIEFCRAGYRLGDMATAVQTFGEGLGYSIVREYIGHGIGRDLHEDPQVVYADVRPGTGFRMEPGMTITIEPIFNIGSHRCLVEPDGWTVRTADGSLSAQFEHAVAITKDGPWILSMPDPEFELEDGF is encoded by the coding sequence GTGCCCATCCGCGAGCAGATTCGATACAAAAGCAAAAAAGAGATGGAAAAGCTAAGGGAGGCCGGGCGATTGGCGGCCAATGCCCTGCGCGTGGCCGCCCGGGCCGCCAAGCCCGGCGTGTCCCTCCTGGAACTGGACAAGCTGGCCGAGACCTACATCCGCAAGAACGGCGGGGTCCCCAACTTCAAGGGCTACCACGGCTTCCCCGCCACCCTGTGCACGTCCGTGAACGACCGGGTGGTCCACGGGATCCCCACCAGCTACGTCCTGAGGGACGGGGACATCATCGCCATCGACTGCGGCGCCAAGCTGGACGGGTTCCACGGCGACACCTGCCTGTCGGTGGGGGTGGGCGGGATCAGCGAGCAGGCCCGGCTTCTGCTCCAGTCCAACCAGCTGGCCATGTTCAAGGGCATCGAGTTCTGCCGCGCCGGGTACCGCCTGGGCGACATGGCCACCGCCGTACAGACCTTCGGCGAAGGCCTGGGCTACAGCATCGTGCGCGAGTACATCGGCCACGGCATCGGCCGGGACCTGCACGAGGACCCCCAGGTGGTGTACGCCGACGTGCGCCCCGGGACCGGCTTCCGCATGGAGCCCGGCATGACCATCACCATCGAGCCCATCTTCAACATCGGCAGCCACCGGTGCCTCGTCGAGCCCGACGGCTGGACGGTGCGCACCGCCGACGGCAGCCTCTCCGCGCAGTTCGAGCACGCCGTGGCCATCACCAAGGACGGGCCCTGGATCCTCAGCATGCCCGACCCCGAATTCGAACTGGAGGACGGCTTCTGA
- a CDS encoding L-lactate dehydrogenase — protein sequence MKIAIIGAGNVGATIAYTLATQGIASDVSLIDLNTDKAYGEVLDIAHGGAVSEQVNLRAEGYEGLADADLIVHAAGRGRKPGESRLDLAKGNIRITEAIIGGVMKHYNGRSLLLVVTNPMDILTYVCYKRMGIDRARIFGSGTVLDSSRFKFLLSSHFKVSPRNLHAMVIGEHGDSAVPFWSAASIGPLPLSAYPSPEHPRLSAEDRARISADVVQAGQEVIKRKGATFYAISMSVARIIRAVADDENRLLCVSSFIENMHGVEDVCLSLPAIVGRDGIREILPLPLDPEEKAGLQASAAALKAMLRDVGYQ from the coding sequence ATGAAAATTGCGATCATCGGCGCAGGGAACGTCGGCGCCACCATCGCCTACACCCTGGCCACCCAGGGCATCGCCTCCGATGTGAGCCTCATTGACCTGAACACCGACAAGGCGTACGGCGAGGTTCTCGACATCGCCCACGGGGGCGCCGTCTCCGAGCAGGTGAACCTGCGGGCCGAGGGCTACGAGGGCCTCGCGGACGCGGACCTCATCGTCCACGCGGCGGGCCGGGGCCGCAAGCCCGGGGAATCCCGGCTGGACCTGGCCAAGGGCAACATCCGGATCACCGAGGCCATCATCGGCGGGGTGATGAAGCACTACAACGGCCGGTCCCTGCTGCTGGTCGTGACGAACCCGATGGATATCCTCACGTACGTCTGCTACAAGCGCATGGGCATCGACCGGGCGCGGATCTTCGGGTCGGGGACCGTGCTGGATTCCTCGCGGTTCAAGTTCCTGCTGAGCAGCCACTTCAAGGTCAGTCCCCGGAACCTGCACGCCATGGTCATCGGGGAGCACGGGGACTCGGCCGTGCCGTTCTGGAGCGCGGCCAGCATCGGGCCCCTTCCCCTCTCCGCCTATCCCTCCCCCGAGCACCCGCGGCTTTCGGCGGAGGACCGCGCGCGCATCAGCGCGGACGTGGTGCAGGCCGGGCAGGAGGTCATCAAGCGCAAGGGCGCCACCTTCTACGCCATCTCCATGAGCGTCGCCCGGATCATCCGGGCCGTGGCCGACGACGAGAACCGCCTGCTGTGCGTGTCCTCCTTCATCGAGAACATGCACGGCGTGGAGGACGTCTGCCTCAGCCTGCCGGCCATCGTCGGCCGGGACGGCATCCGGGAGATCCTGCCACTGCCCCTCGACCCGGAGGAGAAGGCCGGGCTTCAGGCGTCCGCGGCGGCGCTCAAGGCCATGCTGCGGGACGTGGGGTACCAGTGA